From the Candidatus Poribacteria bacterium genome, the window TAGCCTCATCTTCATCGGGCGCAACCTCGACCGGGCCGAATTGACTGAAGGATTTGAAGCATGTCTCGCTTGAACAACCTGAACAACCGCTCTGTCCAGCCCTCTCAACTGCGCGAAAATTGGGACGCAACCATCAGCGACCACGTCATTGATCTGGCGTGGTCACCTGATGGGAGATACATCGCTGCCGCGTCGGTTCTCGGTCCGGTGACAATTTTTGAAGGTCGTCGTCGAGCGGTTATCCATGCCTTCGAAGGGCATGAATTCGGCACAATGTCAATCGCGTGGCGTCCAGACAGCAAGGTGCTTGCAAGCGCAGGACAAGATGGGANNNNNNNNNNNNNNNNNNNNNNNNNNNNNNNNNNNNNNNNNNNNNNNNNNNNNNNNNNNNNNNNNNNNNNNNNNNNNNNNNNNNNNNNNNNNNNNNNNNNNNNNNNNNNNNNNNNNNNNNNNNNNNNNNNNNNNNNNNNNNNNNNNNNNNNNNNNNNNNNNNNNNNNNNNNNNNNNNNNNNN encodes:
- a CDS encoding GTP-binding protein, encoding SLIFIGRNLDRAELTEGFEACLA
- a CDS encoding WD40 repeat domain-containing protein — translated: MSRLNNLNNRSVQPSQLRENWDATISDHVIDLAWSPDGRYIAAASVLGPVTIFEGRRRAVIHAFEGHEFGTMSIAWRPDSKVLASAGQDG